Below is a genomic region from Kribbella qitaiheensis.
CCGCGATGGCGTGGCAGGAGGCGGGCGCCGACTGGATCCACCTGGTCGATCTGGACGCCGCCTTCGGCCGTGGCAGCAACCGTGAGTTGCTCGCCGAGGTGACCGGCAAGCTCGACGTACAGGTCGAGTTGTCCGGCGGGATCCGCGACGACGACTCCCTCGAAGCCGCGCTGGCCACCGGTGCGCGCCGGGTCAACATCGGCACCGCCGCCCTGGAGAACCCCCAGTGGTGCGACCGGATCGTGAAGCAGTACGGCGACCGGGTCGCGATCGGGCTCGACGTCCGTGGCCGGACGCTGGCCGCGCGCGGCTGGACCAAGGAGGGCGGCGACCTCTACGAGGTGCTCGAGCGGCTCGAACGGGCCGGTTGCGAGCGGTATGTCGTCACGGACGTGACCAAGGACGGCATGCTCCAGGGGCCCAACCTGGACCTGTACCGCGACCTGTGCGAGCGCACCGACAAGCCGATCGTCGCCTCCGGCGGCGTCTCGAGCCTCGACGACCTGCGCGCCCTGAGCACCCTGGTGAGCAACGGCGTCGAAGGCGTCATCGTCGGCAAGGCCCTGTACGCCGGCGCGTTCACCCTGACCGAGGCACTCGAACTCACCCGTGGAGGCGACAAGTGAGTCTTGCCGACAAGCTGGCAGGCAAGAAGGTCCTGGTCACCGGCGTCACCGGTTTCGTCGGTGAGGCCCTGCTGCACCGGATGATCGGCGAGCTGCCGGACACCACCGTGGTCGCGATCATCCGTCCGAAGGGGTCCCTGAAGGGCACCGACCGGATGGCGCAGATGCTCAAGAAGGACATCTTCAAGCCGTTCTACGGCGAGGGCACCCCGTACGCCGACGCCACCGAGCTGACCGCCGCCCGGGTCGAGGTGGTCGAGGGCGACCTGTCCGACGTACCGGCGTTGCCGCAGGATCTCGACATCGTCGTGCACTGTGCCGGTGACGTCAGCTTCGACCCGCCGATCCACGAGGCGTTCACGACCAACGTGCTCGGGACGAAGAGCCTGCTCGAGCGCATCCTTGAAAGTTCTGCAGCGACCGAGCGTCGTATTCATTACGTCCACATCTCTACCGCTTACACGGCCGGGCCGCCGCCGGGGCGCGATCCCCGAGGCGCCGGTCGAGCACAACGTCGACTGGCGGGCCGAGGCCGAGGCCGGGATGGCGATGAAGGCGCGGGTCGAGGAGACCTCCCGTAGCGCCGCGATGCTGGTGAAGTTCCGCAAGGACTCGGAGAAGCTGCACCGCCGGGCCGGTCACCTGACCGCAGCGGCCGACACCGAGCGCCGGCGGACGGAATGGGTCGCGAAGAAGCTGATCGAAACCGGCACCGAGCGGGCCCGCAGCCTCGGCTGGACCGACTGCTACACGTTCACGAAGGCGCTCGGCGAGCGGGTGGTGGAGGAGTTCGCCGCCCAGCTGCCGACCTCGATCGTGCGGCCGGCGATCATCGAGTCCGCGGTGCAGAGCCCGTTCCCGGGCTGGATCGAAGGCTTCAAGATGGCCGAGCCGCTGATCCTGGCCTACGGCCGCGGCGAGCTGCCCGAGTTCCCGGCCAGCCCGGACTCGGTGGTGGAGATCATCCCGGTCGACCACGTGGTCGGCGCGATCTGCGCGGTGATGGCGACCGAGCCCGAGCTGAACAAACCGGAGTACTACCACGTCAGCTCCGGCGCCCGGAACCCGCTGACCTTCGAGCAGCTGTACGCCGGCGTCCGGGCCTACTTCTCCAAGCACCCGTTCGACCTGGGCGAGCGCGGCGCGGTCCGGCTGCCGGTCTGGAAGTTCCCCGGCGGCGACTCGGTCGAGAGCATGCTGCGGTACGGCGAGAAGGCGCACAAGATCGCCGACCGGATCATCACGACGGTGCCGAGGAGCGAGCGCGTCCGCAAGTACGCGCGCGAGCTCGACGTACAGAAGCGCCGCCTCGACTTCCTGCGCCGCTACATGGACCTGTACTCCGAGTACGCGCAGGCCGAGTTGCAGTTCATCGACGACAACGTGCTCGCTCTGCACAACGCCCTCGAGGGAGACGACCGGGAGAAGTTCTGGTGCGACACCTCGATCGTGGACTGGCAGCACTACCTGCAAGAGGTGCACTGCCCGAGCGTGACGGATTCGCTGCGCCGGCTGGACGTCGTACGAAAGAAGCGGAACAAGGCGCTGGCCGAGTCCGCGGGCACCTTGAAGAAGGTGACGCCGTCCGACGACGCCGAGATCATCGCCGCGTTCGACATGGACGGCACGCTGCTGTCGTCGAACGTGATCGAGACCTACCTGTGGATGCGGCTGCCCGAGCTGGACAGCCACCAGCGGGTCGGT
It encodes:
- the priA gene encoding bifunctional 1-(5-phosphoribosyl)-5-((5-phosphoribosylamino)methylideneamino)imidazole-4-carboxamide isomerase/phosphoribosylanthranilate isomerase PriA; its protein translation is MSENLVLLPAVDVADGQAVRLVQGEAGSETSYGDPLAAAMAWQEAGADWIHLVDLDAAFGRGSNRELLAEVTGKLDVQVELSGGIRDDDSLEAALATGARRVNIGTAALENPQWCDRIVKQYGDRVAIGLDVRGRTLAARGWTKEGGDLYEVLERLERAGCERYVVTDVTKDGMLQGPNLDLYRDLCERTDKPIVASGGVSSLDDLRALSTLVSNGVEGVIVGKALYAGAFTLTEALELTRGGDK
- a CDS encoding SDR family oxidoreductase, translating into MSLADKLAGKKVLVTGVTGFVGEALLHRMIGELPDTTVVAIIRPKGSLKGTDRMAQMLKKDIFKPFYGEGTPYADATELTAARVEVVEGDLSDVPALPQDLDIVVHCAGDVSFDPPIHEAFTTNVLGTKSLLERILESSAATERRIHYVHISTAYTAGPPPGRDPRGAGRAQRRLAGRGRGRDGDEGAGRGDLP
- a CDS encoding HAD-IB family hydrolase; the protein is MAMKARVEETSRSAAMLVKFRKDSEKLHRRAGHLTAAADTERRRTEWVAKKLIETGTERARSLGWTDCYTFTKALGERVVEEFAAQLPTSIVRPAIIESAVQSPFPGWIEGFKMAEPLILAYGRGELPEFPASPDSVVEIIPVDHVVGAICAVMATEPELNKPEYYHVSSGARNPLTFEQLYAGVRAYFSKHPFDLGERGAVRLPVWKFPGGDSVESMLRYGEKAHKIADRIITTVPRSERVRKYARELDVQKRRLDFLRRYMDLYSEYAQAELQFIDDNVLALHNALEGDDREKFWCDTSIVDWQHYLQEVHCPSVTDSLRRLDVVRKKRNKALAESAGTLKKVTPSDDAEIIAAFDMDGTLLSSNVIETYLWMRLPELDSHQRVGEIGAMLRKLPKLISAERKDRGTFLRTIYRRYEGADLEELNRIVDEVLAEHVLERLSGDAVRRIREHKAAGHRTILITGAIRPLTRPLEPLFDEIIAAELAVDDRGRCTGFLSGPPLVGESRAAWIKNRARGTNIDLSKSYAYADSHSDLPMLATVGNPVAVSPDVSLFRAARAARWQIVDWKTPATSSRLEIPGVQRFSGGMAR